In a single window of the Candidatus Hydrothermales bacterium genome:
- a CDS encoding glycosyltransferase — protein sequence MKKFLTGITVSFNSSKVIFNLINSIEEFLGESIEWIFVDSGSTDKTTLILKNVRNSSRYFFKKNIGFAKGNNYAISMAKGEYIFFCNPDVSFDRYNFEKVILELKEKRPLVLVPLLKAKERTFYFIRPLPSIWNVLFLRWSSGKVKEGEKFQPAFSAIFLNKKVLDKLKGLDERFFVYFTDVEFFKRFYDSGFRIDDITFSNSCFYHIGSSVLFLRKFEFLKKFDFARGFFLYFLRYGSLVEKIFSSILFLLLIMRAFYFYFK from the coding sequence ATGAAAAAATTTTTAACAGGTATAACTGTTAGTTTCAATAGTTCTAAAGTTATATTTAATTTAATAAATTCAATAGAGGAATTTTTAGGTGAAAGTATTGAGTGGATATTTGTAGATTCTGGTTCTACAGATAAAACCACCTTAATTTTAAAGAACGTTAGGAATTCCTCAAGATATTTTTTCAAAAAAAATATAGGTTTCGCAAAAGGTAACAACTACGCAATATCCATGGCAAAAGGAGAGTATATTTTTTTCTGTAATCCCGATGTTTCCTTTGATAGATACAATTTTGAGAAAGTGATACTGGAGTTAAAGGAGAAAAGACCCTTAGTTTTAGTTCCCCTTTTAAAAGCAAAGGAGAGAACTTTTTATTTTATAAGACCCCTGCCGTCTATATGGAATGTTTTATTTTTACGTTGGAGTAGTGGTAAAGTAAAAGAGGGGGAGAAGTTTCAGCCGGCTTTTTCAGCTATTTTTTTAAATAAAAAAGTATTAGATAAGCTAAAAGGTTTGGATGAGCGTTTTTTTGTTTATTTTACAGATGTCGAGTTTTTTAAAAGGTTTTACGATAGTGGATTCAGAATAGATGACATTACTTTTTCAAATAGTTGCTTTTATCACATTGGTTCTTCAGTTTTGTTTTTGAGAAAGTTTGAGTTTTTAAAAAAATTTGATTTTGCAAGGGGTTTTTTTCTCTATTTTTTAAGGTACGGTAGCTTAGTTGAAAAAATTTTTTCTTCTATACTTTTTTTACTTTTGATTATGAGGGCCTTTTACTTTTACTTTAAATAA
- a CDS encoding tetratricopeptide repeat protein, with translation MEVLRDLFPRRALDKLRESLDKKYLVICGEPGLLKSEVINRFLLETKINHVKFLLTKEDSKEGYFLKKLADRLLKSELISVEALKNSLYNYFRNEKNIKVFVFEKFEEIKNSESEKIFWSLTLNSNPSISFIIETSEEIKTPVEDQTEKIDKDLLTLKAEEIAEFLDRHKINYNRKNIDKIISKTKGHGLFTKILLSEYLTKKTIPEKLESEDIEKILREKLYEFEPEKRSMLLGISCLERFKKEDLEKIIGIKNPEKFIQEITEKFLFIEKSGEYYFLNPIFKEFLLKELEKSPKGLILKKWILDNAAEHYLEKEDFFQALSYLTELKYYSKILNILNKKIYDIVETTIAYDIEPIIEKLPEEFQKNFLIVLIKAQIHLLSYKSEQVLEELSKIDVDKIEPEYKGLFYYLRGAAYYYLSNYTEAENSAYEGLLYKDKLENRILYRLNNLLGAINSMNENLEKAEKFYNEALNLAKNIKVSRRGVTLLLTNLGSIYLRRGKYDLAEEKYNEALSISTDEDLKAYTLGWLSQLYLYSGNLEKTLSTLEKMKTYIEKSKSYYHFHTYYIVLRDYHITLGDYEKAKYYNDKLKDFYEEYKDPEMLFDLKNFEAFYELIKGNTKRALEIANSLEPNRILLECEKNILLAKVYLVLGEKEKTEEHLKKAIDKCPEESFRKVTYLIPYFLFLYNQGELKKAAEELKKIIRKFTSFEQFIVNLKFNLKTFPIFIKEEEILEFITKQTL, from the coding sequence GTGGAGGTATTAAGAGATTTGTTTCCGAGGAGGGCGTTAGATAAGTTAAGAGAGAGTCTTGATAAAAAGTATTTAGTAATATGTGGTGAACCTGGACTTTTAAAAAGTGAGGTAATAAATAGATTTTTACTTGAAACAAAAATAAATCATGTAAAATTCCTCTTAACAAAAGAAGACTCAAAGGAAGGATACTTCTTAAAAAAACTCGCAGACAGACTCCTTAAAAGTGAACTTATAAGTGTTGAGGCACTAAAAAACTCGCTTTATAATTACTTTCGGAACGAAAAAAACATCAAAGTATTTGTCTTTGAAAAATTCGAAGAAATTAAAAACTCCGAATCTGAAAAAATCTTTTGGAGTTTAACCCTTAACTCTAACCCAAGCATATCCTTCATAATCGAAACTAGTGAAGAAATCAAAACACCAGTAGAAGATCAGACAGAAAAAATAGATAAAGACTTGCTCACACTAAAAGCAGAAGAAATAGCAGAATTTTTAGATAGGCACAAAATAAACTATAACAGAAAGAACATAGATAAGATCATATCAAAGACAAAGGGGCACGGTCTTTTTACAAAAATTCTTCTATCTGAGTATTTAACTAAAAAAACTATTCCGGAAAAACTAGAATCAGAGGATATAGAGAAAATACTGAGAGAAAAGCTCTATGAATTTGAACCAGAGAAAAGAAGTATGCTTCTTGGAATATCGTGCCTAGAAAGATTTAAAAAAGAAGACTTAGAAAAAATCATAGGAATAAAAAATCCAGAAAAATTCATCCAAGAAATAACTGAAAAATTCCTATTTATAGAAAAATCTGGCGAGTACTATTTTCTAAACCCAATCTTCAAGGAATTTTTACTTAAAGAACTAGAAAAAAGCCCTAAGGGACTAATTCTAAAAAAATGGATCCTTGATAACGCCGCAGAACACTACCTCGAAAAAGAAGACTTCTTCCAAGCACTCTCTTACCTCACTGAACTTAAATACTACTCAAAAATACTTAACATATTAAATAAAAAGATATATGATATAGTAGAAACAACTATTGCCTACGATATAGAGCCAATAATTGAAAAACTACCTGAAGAATTTCAAAAAAACTTCCTTATAGTGCTGATTAAGGCACAAATCCATCTTTTATCTTATAAGTCTGAGCAAGTATTAGAAGAGCTTAGCAAAATTGATGTAGATAAAATTGAACCTGAGTATAAGGGATTATTTTATTACTTAAGAGGAGCAGCTTATTATTATTTGAGTAACTACACCGAAGCAGAAAATAGTGCCTACGAGGGACTTCTTTATAAAGATAAATTAGAAAATAGAATCTTATATAGACTAAATAACCTTTTAGGTGCTATAAACTCAATGAATGAAAATCTTGAAAAAGCCGAAAAATTCTACAATGAGGCTCTTAATTTAGCAAAAAATATTAAAGTATCAAGAAGAGGAGTCACTTTGCTTTTAACTAATCTCGGCTCAATTTACCTAAGAAGAGGTAAATATGATTTAGCCGAAGAGAAGTATAACGAAGCATTAAGTATTTCTACTGATGAAGATTTAAAGGCTTATACTTTGGGATGGCTCTCCCAGCTTTATCTATATTCTGGGAATCTGGAAAAAACATTAAGCACTTTAGAAAAGATGAAAACCTATATTGAAAAATCAAAAAGTTACTATCACTTTCATACTTATTATATAGTTCTTAGAGATTATCACATTACACTTGGAGATTATGAAAAAGCAAAGTACTACAACGATAAACTAAAAGATTTCTATGAAGAGTATAAAGATCCTGAAATGTTATTTGATCTAAAAAATTTTGAGGCCTTTTATGAGTTAATAAAAGGTAATACCAAAAGAGCATTAGAAATAGCAAACTCCCTGGAACCAAATAGAATTTTACTTGAATGTGAGAAAAATATTCTACTTGCAAAAGTATACTTGGTTCTGGGAGAAAAAGAAAAAACGGAAGAGCATCTAAAAAAAGCAATTGATAAATGTCCAGAAGAATCTTTTAGAAAAGTTACATACCTGATACCATATTTTCTATTCCTCTATAACCAAGGAGAATTGAAAAAAGCTGCAGAAGAGCTAAAAAAAATAATCCGTAAATTCACTAGTTTTGAGCAATTTATTGTAAACTTAAAATTTAATTTAAAAACCTTTCCAATATTTATTAAAGAAGAAGAAATATTAGAGTTTATAACTAAACAAACGTTATAG
- a CDS encoding ComEC/Rec2 family competence protein, with the protein MFKDKTRDFMLAMILGERMKIDRKVLRDFIRTGTLHFLAISGLHMVIITSIFIFIFLFFRLNFKRAILFSIFAVTFYVTIVPLRPSVLRSFIMIIFYLSSLLLNKRVHPLSIIGNAGLLSLFLFPESAFDPGFHLSYLATIGISVLFPFFEKLKIKNSLIRNFLYLPLCVSISAQVFVYPYIYFVFKNLSIIAPLANIILSPLTFLSLLGGILTIITADILPFISIKFASFSEFITHITFIVLDYLSKISPFIHTERVNYFIFSILILLPIFLYLLKVLHTKK; encoded by the coding sequence ATGTTTAAAGATAAAACTAGAGATTTTATGCTTGCTATGATATTAGGTGAAAGGATGAAGATAGATAGAAAAGTTCTAAGAGATTTTATAAGAACAGGAACACTTCATTTTTTAGCTATATCAGGTCTTCATATGGTAATAATAACGTCTATATTTATCTTTATTTTTCTTTTCTTTAGGTTAAATTTCAAGAGGGCAATTTTATTCTCAATCTTTGCTGTAACTTTTTACGTTACAATAGTCCCGTTAAGACCCTCTGTTTTAAGATCCTTTATTATGATAATTTTTTATCTTTCATCACTTCTTCTTAACAAAAGGGTTCACCCTCTTTCTATTATTGGAAATGCAGGACTTTTATCTCTTTTCCTGTTTCCAGAGAGTGCCTTTGATCCAGGATTTCATCTTTCTTACCTTGCAACTATAGGAATTTCTGTTTTGTTTCCTTTCTTTGAAAAATTAAAAATAAAAAATAGCTTAATAAGAAATTTTTTGTATTTACCCCTTTGTGTTTCTATTTCGGCTCAGGTATTTGTATATCCCTACATATATTTCGTTTTCAAAAACCTATCAATAATAGCTCCCTTAGCAAATATAATCCTTTCTCCCTTAACCTTTTTGTCCCTTCTGGGAGGGATTTTAACTATAATAACAGCTGACATACTTCCATTTATTTCTATCAAATTTGCCAGCTTTTCTGAATTTATAACTCATATAACCTTTATTGTTCTCGATTATCTCTCAAAAATTTCACCCTTTATCCATACTGAAAGGGTAAACTATTTCATATTCTCAATATTAATTTTACTACCAATTTTTCTTTATCTCTTGAAAGTGCTACATACAAAAAAATAA
- a CDS encoding DUF933 domain-containing protein: protein MEKIGLVGFPNAGKSTFFYIVTGKDVERNVYPFTTIGKNEGKAEIEDDLLKKLAERNKSTEVRNFKINIYDIAGIIEGSHKGEGLGNEFLSYIREADLLIFILRGFENEKVSSYLKEINPEKEREVLLLELSLSDLDRIEKKLREKNLDKELKEKLIEAKEKILKGIESEDIKNFPLLTAKKKIYVINSDDKKRDFKLNVNEKYFVCPFKIFEELKELEEKERYEILKELKKEGFDTPLEILEYAFNYLNFIRFYTLKGKIASSFPLKKGSTAYEAAGKIHSDIQKGFIKVEVAKPFNFLEIPSWKELKEKGLIETHGPDYIVKDRDILEFKFSSNL, encoded by the coding sequence ATGGAAAAGATTGGTTTAGTTGGTTTTCCCAATGCTGGTAAATCCACTTTCTTTTATATAGTTACTGGAAAAGATGTTGAAAGAAACGTATACCCCTTTACAACTATAGGTAAGAATGAAGGAAAAGCTGAGATTGAAGATGATCTCTTGAAAAAACTTGCAGAGAGAAATAAGTCAACAGAGGTAAGAAATTTCAAGATAAACATATACGATATTGCCGGAATAATTGAGGGCTCTCACAAAGGAGAGGGACTCGGTAATGAATTTTTATCCTACATTAGAGAAGCTGATCTTTTAATATTTATTTTAAGAGGCTTTGAAAACGAAAAGGTTTCTTCCTATCTAAAGGAAATAAACCCTGAAAAGGAAAGAGAAGTGCTTTTACTTGAACTTTCCCTTTCAGATCTTGACAGGATAGAAAAAAAACTGCGAGAAAAAAATCTAGATAAAGAACTTAAAGAGAAGTTAATAGAAGCGAAAGAAAAAATTTTAAAAGGCATTGAATCTGAAGACATAAAGAATTTCCCTCTTCTCACTGCTAAAAAGAAAATATATGTGATAAATTCTGACGATAAAAAAAGGGATTTTAAGCTTAACGTGAATGAAAAATATTTTGTCTGTCCCTTTAAAATTTTCGAAGAATTAAAAGAATTGGAAGAAAAAGAGAGGTATGAAATATTAAAAGAGCTAAAAAAAGAGGGCTTTGATACCCCTTTAGAAATATTGGAATACGCTTTTAACTACCTTAATTTTATAAGGTTTTATACTTTAAAGGGGAAAATTGCAAGTTCCTTTCCACTAAAGAAAGGCTCCACTGCTTATGAGGCAGCAGGAAAGATTCACAGCGACATTCAAAAGGGATTTATAAAGGTGGAAGTAGCAAAACCATTCAATTTCTTAGAGATACCCTCTTGGAAAGAACTAAAGGAAAAAGGCCTTATTGAAACACATGGCCCCGATTATATTGTTAAAGATAGAGACATTCTTGAATTTAAATTTTCTTCTAATTTATAA
- the rpsF gene encoding 30S ribosomal protein S6: protein MMLILDPDLDEEKRKEIYNKIETMIREEGGEVLYIKDWGIREFAYPIRHKNVGFYSVWEFKSNSEIPNSLRSQMRLMKDIFRFMILKKKNVKSFKKRKGG, encoded by the coding sequence ATGATGTTGATTTTAGATCCTGATCTAGATGAGGAAAAAAGAAAGGAAATATATAACAAAATAGAAACTATGATTAGGGAGGAGGGAGGGGAAGTTCTGTATATTAAAGATTGGGGAATTAGGGAGTTTGCTTATCCTATAAGACATAAAAATGTAGGTTTTTATAGTGTTTGGGAATTTAAGTCTAATTCAGAAATTCCTAATTCTTTACGCTCACAGATGCGCCTGATGAAAGATATATTTAGGTTTATGATATTAAAAAAGAAAAACGTAAAATCATTTAAAAAAAGAAAAGGAGGATAA
- a CDS encoding single-stranded DNA-binding protein: MAEIRIPNMNLVILSGRLVQDPELRFSSQGRAIARFRIASTRSFRDSTTGDWKEDTLFINVVTFGSLAERCNQRLSKGSPVFVEGRLQSRTYETQNGEKRSVIEVVGLRVQFLEKEKAEEISVSPEEELPPEELPPEDELPF; encoded by the coding sequence TTGGCTGAAATAAGAATCCCTAACATGAATTTAGTAATACTTTCAGGAAGACTTGTTCAAGATCCAGAGCTGAGGTTTAGTTCTCAAGGACGGGCTATTGCAAGATTTAGAATAGCTTCAACTAGATCTTTTAGAGACTCTACAACGGGAGATTGGAAAGAGGACACACTCTTTATAAACGTTGTTACATTTGGCTCCCTTGCAGAAAGATGTAATCAGAGGCTATCAAAAGGTTCTCCTGTTTTTGTTGAGGGTAGGCTTCAATCAAGAACTTATGAAACACAAAATGGTGAAAAAAGAAGTGTCATCGAGGTAGTAGGGTTAAGGGTTCAGTTTCTTGAAAAGGAAAAAGCTGAAGAAATCTCTGTTTCTCCTGAGGAAGAGTTACCTCCCGAAGAGTTACCCCCTGAGGATGAGTTGCCTTTTTAA
- the rpsR gene encoding 30S ribosomal protein S18, whose product MKGCRFCKEGIGIIDYKEVEVLKNYLTPRGKIMTRRQTKLCAYHQRKLALAIKRARQMALLPFVKEYVI is encoded by the coding sequence ATGAAAGGGTGTAGATTTTGTAAAGAAGGTATCGGTATCATAGATTATAAGGAAGTAGAAGTTTTAAAAAATTACTTAACTCCCCGTGGTAAGATAATGACAAGGAGACAGACAAAGTTATGTGCCTATCATCAAAGAAAGTTAGCGTTAGCTATCAAAAGAGCAAGACAGATGGCTTTACTTCCGTTCGTTAAAGAATATGTGATTTAA
- the rplI gene encoding 50S ribosomal protein L9, giving the protein MKVLLLKDVEGLGKEGEIKVVKDGYARNYLIPKGLAVEAKEGVLRHKEEIEKQRLNKERHLAAQAEKIKDALSSISLSFSVKGKDKTYGAVTKIDIIKALEEKGFKGLKKTNIVLESPLKEPGLYEIAIKLHRNIEGIVKVWVIREES; this is encoded by the coding sequence ATGAAAGTTCTTTTATTAAAAGATGTAGAAGGATTGGGAAAGGAGGGTGAAATAAAGGTTGTTAAGGATGGGTATGCAAGAAATTACCTTATTCCTAAGGGTTTAGCTGTTGAGGCTAAAGAGGGGGTGCTAAGGCACAAAGAAGAAATAGAAAAACAAAGGTTAAATAAAGAAAGACACTTAGCAGCGCAGGCTGAAAAAATTAAAGATGCCTTATCTTCTATTTCTCTTTCCTTTTCTGTAAAAGGAAAAGATAAAACTTATGGAGCTGTTACAAAAATTGATATTATAAAGGCTCTTGAAGAGAAAGGTTTTAAAGGTTTAAAAAAGACAAATATAGTTTTAGAATCCCCATTAAAAGAACCAGGACTATATGAGATTGCAATTAAATTACATAGAAATATAGAAGGAATAGTAAAAGTTTGGGTAATAAGGGAAGAAAGTTGA
- a CDS encoding DUF3307 domain-containing protein yields MNSFFFWHLTLAHFLTDYLLQTDKLFEKKTKYLSGILIHGFLFFLTMFFLLLPFSFSFVVILGIFLISLLHIFQDKLKIFLSYKNKVNIGENFFYYVIDQITHIFVIFLFSKYFPFPKVHKSGFWFDPFFFKILTFLIIVTYAYWILLYSIEYTFFKHNELVQGKMKFWGFIERAFVFLSYKISPILSIFSFLSTIFLFFLSSKGENKFFSVFRSLAGITLTFITSFIFYNFLL; encoded by the coding sequence TTGAATTCCTTTTTTTTCTGGCATTTAACACTTGCTCATTTTTTGACTGATTATCTTCTACAAACAGATAAGTTATTTGAGAAAAAAACCAAGTACCTATCCGGAATATTAATTCACGGTTTTTTATTTTTTTTAACGATGTTTTTTCTTTTACTACCCTTTTCTTTCTCTTTCGTTGTAATTTTAGGCATCTTCCTTATTTCTTTACTTCATATTTTTCAGGATAAATTGAAAATTTTTTTATCCTATAAAAATAAAGTAAATATAGGTGAAAATTTTTTTTACTATGTGATCGATCAGATTACACACATCTTTGTCATATTTCTTTTTTCAAAGTATTTTCCGTTTCCTAAAGTGCATAAAAGCGGCTTTTGGTTTGATCCCTTTTTTTTCAAAATTCTCACCTTTCTTATAATCGTAACCTATGCTTACTGGATACTCCTATATTCAATAGAATATACTTTTTTTAAACACAATGAGCTTGTTCAGGGAAAAATGAAATTTTGGGGATTCATTGAAAGAGCTTTCGTTTTTTTATCCTATAAAATAAGCCCTATCCTTTCTATTTTTTCCTTTCTTTCAACTATTTTCCTGTTTTTTCTTTCATCTAAGGGGGAAAATAAGTTCTTCTCTGTGTTTAGATCTCTCGCAGGTATAACTTTAACTTTTATTACATCTTTTATATTTTATAATTTTTTGTTATGA
- a CDS encoding bifunctional nuclease family protein produces MSELKVVEVEVYSIYQQNLEIEGPTYEETFVVILKEKNRNRFLPIWIGKPEAHAIYAGLKKQVYERPLTHDLIKNIIEAFDIVLEKIVINALKDTTYYARLLFRDKEGNVYSIDARPSDSIAIALRTGSKIYVAEEIMQRGEEVDLKEEI; encoded by the coding sequence ATGAGTGAGCTAAAAGTTGTAGAAGTTGAGGTTTATTCAATTTATCAACAAAACTTAGAAATAGAAGGCCCTACCTATGAGGAGACTTTTGTTGTTATTCTTAAAGAAAAAAATAGAAACAGATTCTTACCAATTTGGATCGGTAAACCTGAAGCTCATGCAATTTACGCTGGTTTGAAAAAACAAGTTTACGAAAGACCTTTAACTCACGATCTTATAAAAAACATTATCGAAGCTTTTGATATTGTACTTGAGAAAATAGTCATAAACGCATTAAAAGACACAACATATTATGCAAGGTTACTTTTTAGAGATAAGGAAGGAAATGTTTATTCAATAGATGCAAGACCATCAGATTCTATAGCTATAGCCTTAAGAACAGGTTCAAAAATTTATGTGGCTGAGGAAATTATGCAAAGGGGAGAAGAAGTTGATCTAAAAGAAGAAATTTAA
- a CDS encoding aldehyde dehydrogenase family protein has translation MKEYYNYINGKWKPSKSGKFYEKRNPANKDEVIGLFPKSVASDVDEAVAAAKKAFEMWSAIPAPKRAEIMRKAAEILLERKEEIAVLLARENGKIMKEARGDVQEGIDTAFYAFGEGRRLFSYNTPSELPNKFALTFRRPVGVFAVITPWNFPIALPSWKIFPALLAGNTVVFKPASDAPACAYELVKVLEDAGAPPGVINLVFGGGGEVGEALLSHPDVRGVAFTGSSEVGARIAEIAGKHLKKVSLELGGKNAQIVMPDANLELAIEGALWGAYATAGQRCTATSRIILHEDIYDKFVEIFVERASKLRVGNPLDERTEMGPVINEGQLNRIHYYVEIGIKEGAKLVCGGEPLKGPEYEKGYFYKPTVFVNVDPSMTIAQEEIFGPVVAIFKAKNLDHAIEILNGTMYGLSSSIYTQDINNAMKAIEKIEAGITYINGPTIGAECHLPFGGVKATGNGHREGGWTVYDIFTEIKTVYIDYSGKLQKAQIDTWES, from the coding sequence ATGAAAGAGTACTATAACTATATTAACGGAAAATGGAAACCTTCAAAATCAGGAAAATTTTATGAAAAAAGAAATCCCGCTAATAAGGATGAGGTAATAGGACTTTTTCCAAAATCAGTAGCCTCTGATGTAGATGAAGCTGTTGCTGCTGCAAAAAAAGCATTTGAAATGTGGTCAGCTATACCAGCTCCCAAAAGAGCAGAAATTATGCGAAAAGCTGCTGAGATACTCCTTGAAAGAAAAGAAGAAATAGCAGTGCTTCTTGCGAGAGAAAACGGAAAGATTATGAAAGAGGCAAGAGGGGATGTTCAGGAAGGTATTGATACAGCCTTTTATGCCTTTGGAGAAGGAAGAAGACTATTTTCCTATAATACACCCTCAGAGTTACCAAATAAGTTTGCTTTAACATTTAGAAGACCCGTAGGTGTTTTTGCTGTTATAACTCCATGGAATTTCCCTATAGCTCTTCCATCATGGAAAATCTTTCCAGCTCTTTTGGCAGGAAACACAGTTGTATTTAAACCAGCTTCAGATGCACCTGCCTGTGCGTACGAACTTGTTAAAGTACTGGAAGATGCTGGCGCTCCACCTGGAGTTATTAACCTTGTATTTGGAGGAGGAGGTGAAGTAGGAGAAGCTTTACTTAGTCATCCCGATGTAAGAGGCGTGGCTTTTACAGGATCTTCTGAAGTCGGCGCAAGAATAGCAGAAATAGCAGGAAAACACCTAAAGAAGGTTTCACTAGAGCTTGGAGGGAAAAACGCTCAAATAGTTATGCCTGATGCAAATCTTGAACTTGCTATCGAGGGAGCCCTGTGGGGAGCTTATGCTACAGCTGGACAACGATGCACAGCTACTTCAAGAATAATCTTGCATGAGGATATTTACGATAAATTCGTTGAAATTTTTGTTGAAAGAGCATCTAAATTAAGAGTCGGAAATCCTCTGGATGAAAGAACAGAAATGGGCCCTGTCATAAACGAAGGTCAACTAAACAGAATTCATTATTATGTCGAAATAGGTATAAAAGAGGGAGCAAAACTTGTTTGTGGAGGAGAACCCTTGAAGGGACCAGAATATGAAAAGGGTTACTTTTATAAACCTACAGTTTTTGTTAATGTAGATCCCTCTATGACTATAGCTCAAGAAGAAATATTTGGTCCCGTAGTTGCCATTTTTAAGGCTAAAAATCTTGATCATGCCATTGAAATCCTTAACGGAACTATGTACGGTCTTTCTTCTTCAATTTATACACAAGACATAAATAATGCCATGAAGGCTATTGAAAAAATTGAAGCAGGAATTACATACATCAACGGTCCAACAATAGGTGCTGAATGTCACCTTCCATTTGGCGGTGTAAAGGCTACAGGAAACGGCCATAGAGAGGGAGGTTGGACTGTATATGACATATTCACTGAGATAAAAACAGTATACATTGACTATTCAGGAAAATTACAAAAAGCTCAAATAGACACATGGGAGAGTTGA
- a CDS encoding hydroxyacid dehydrogenase — protein MNKCKVLITDKIHRDGIEYLRSNGFEVVEILNPSEEELSRIIKDFQILIVRSATKVTRRVIESADNLKIIGRAGVGLDNIDVEAAKEKNIKVLNSPEASSVAVAELTLLFILSALRRLPDAHNSVKERKWEKSKFMGRELAHKKIGIIGYGRIGKEVAKRLKAFEAEILVFDPFVEKEENFVSSLEELFRSCDIITIHTPLTKSTENMINRSLLEKAKKGLILVNTSRGKIINEEDLLWALNEGIVSVACLDVYSKEPPENYELISHSNVILTPHIGAQTEEAQSKASLILAKKICEEIGR, from the coding sequence TTGAATAAGTGTAAAGTTTTAATTACTGATAAAATACATAGAGACGGAATAGAGTATCTCAGGTCCAATGGTTTTGAGGTGGTGGAGATCTTAAATCCCTCAGAAGAGGAACTTTCCAGAATCATAAAAGACTTTCAAATATTGATCGTAAGAAGTGCTACTAAAGTTACAAGGAGGGTTATTGAGAGTGCGGATAATCTAAAGATTATTGGTAGGGCAGGAGTTGGACTTGACAATATTGATGTTGAAGCTGCGAAGGAAAAAAATATTAAAGTTTTAAATTCTCCAGAAGCTTCTTCTGTGGCTGTTGCTGAACTTACTCTACTTTTTATTCTATCAGCCTTAAGAAGACTTCCAGATGCTCACAACTCTGTGAAAGAGAGAAAGTGGGAAAAAAGTAAATTTATGGGAAGGGAATTAGCGCACAAGAAAATCGGAATAATAGGCTATGGCAGAATAGGAAAAGAAGTAGCAAAAAGGCTTAAAGCTTTTGAAGCAGAAATTCTGGTTTTTGATCCCTTTGTCGAAAAAGAAGAAAACTTTGTATCATCTCTTGAGGAACTTTTCAGATCATGTGATATTATTACTATCCATACACCACTTACAAAAAGCACAGAGAACATGATTAACAGAAGTTTGCTAGAAAAGGCAAAGAAAGGACTAATACTTGTAAATACCTCAAGAGGTAAAATAATCAACGAAGAGGATCTTCTTTGGGCTCTAAATGAGGGTATAGTTTCTGTAGCTTGTCTTGATGTTTACTCTAAGGAGCCTCCGGAGAATTATGAGCTTATATCTCATTCAAATGTGATCTTAACACCACATATAGGAGCTCAAACTGAAGAGGCACAGAGTAAAGCTAGTCTCATTCTTGCTAAAAAAATCTGTGAAGAAATCGGAAGATAA